The Armatimonadota bacterium genomic interval GAATGCGCTTAACGTCCGTAACATAGGCCAACGAACCGAAACGAAAGGCCAATATCGGCATGTCGCCGTGATAAACGCGCAAAGGCTCCACCCTTAGCCCGCACAGGTCGAAATCGCCTTCTATCCGATGAAACTCGATCAGCGGCTTGCTGGCGCCCGCGGGCGCAGGAAAACGGATGTAGCGAAAAACGCGCTCCAAATCGTCCAGCGCGGCTTGTTCTGCATAGACAGGTATAGCCCGCCCCGTCATCTCGGTAAAGCCGCGCAAATCGTCCAGTCCAAAGATATGATCTGCATGGGTGTGCGTGATCAGCGCAGCGTCCATTCGGTCGTCCAGACCAAAGCGCAACAACTGCAACCGAAGCTCCTGAGGCGCATCGACCAGGATTCGTCCGGTCGGCGCATCGATCGCAATCGCGGGCCGCGCGCGCTGGTTCTTTGGGTCGTCGCTCAGACATACGGGACATCGGCAACCGATCATCGGTACCCCGGTCGAGGTGCCGCTGCCGATCACGATCGCTCTTGCCTTCATGCGTCGCTAAACGGGAGCCTTCTCAAACACGTCGCGCTCTGGGCGCGCGCCATCGGGAATCTCGATCGGATACTCGCCGTCAAAACAGGCCAGACAAAACCGACCGCGAGGCTGGCCGACCGCCTTCACCAGCCCACCGATGCTCAAATAACCGAGCGAATCGGCGCCGATCTGTTGGCGAATATCCTCCACCGTCTGGTTCGCGGCCACCAGTTCGCGCT includes:
- a CDS encoding MBL fold metallo-hydrolase; protein product: MKARAIVIGSGTSTGVPMIGCRCPVCLSDDPKNQRARPAIAIDAPTGRILVDAPQELRLQLLRFGLDDRMDAALITHTHADHIFGLDDLRGFTEMTGRAIPVYAEQAALDDLERVFRYIRFPAPAGASKPLIEFHRIEGDFDLCGLRVEPLRVYHGDMPILAFRFGSLAYVTDVKRIPPESWDRLSGLDFLILDAVRIAPHPTHYNLEEALAVIAELKPKRAALTHLAHDFDHEATNRELPASVELCYDGMTIEFEAQEALR